Proteins from a single region of Streptomyces sp. HUAS 15-9:
- a CDS encoding FAD-binding oxidoreductase — MDDRSAPPASTHDSSPLRSWWGWGAADQALPDADCVALGSLVPGAAQSPLPVPDVCALALPKVRIDPPRALAPVMSSAPRERASHTYGKAYRDVIRALNGDLAAAPDLVARPRSEQEVIDILDWAAHAHVAVVPYGAGSSVVGGVEYRADRHRAVVSLDLSSLDQVLEIDRISRAARIQAGALGPGLEAQLRPHGLTLRHFPQSFEFSTLGGWLATRAGGHYATLYTHIDDLVESLRVVTPVGVNQSLRLPGSGAGPSPDRLFLGSEGTLGVITEAWMRLQERPRHKASATVLFDDVHQAMDAVRAIAQSGLHPANCRLLDPGEAALAGVARDGHSALVLGVESAHVPVGGRLAELVTLARDHGGSPTPTVPGSADAAANTWRSAFLRMPHLRDALARMSVVTETFETACTWDRVPQLYESVRGQLADVVKEVTGHEGTINCRFTHVYPDGPAPYFTVIAPGRRGEEVAMWDRIKSAAMEILGNLGATVTHHHAVGRDHRPGYDRQRPEPFALALRAAKGALDPAGILNPGVLLDPLPRVGTDRR, encoded by the coding sequence ATGGACGACCGAAGCGCACCACCCGCGTCCACCCATGACTCGTCCCCGCTCCGCTCCTGGTGGGGCTGGGGAGCCGCGGACCAGGCACTGCCCGACGCGGACTGCGTCGCCCTCGGATCACTGGTTCCCGGTGCGGCACAGAGTCCGCTGCCCGTGCCCGATGTCTGCGCCCTCGCACTCCCGAAGGTGCGTATCGATCCGCCCCGCGCACTCGCCCCCGTGATGTCGTCCGCGCCCCGGGAACGGGCCTCGCACACGTACGGCAAGGCGTACCGCGACGTGATCCGCGCCCTGAACGGCGACCTCGCGGCAGCGCCCGACCTGGTCGCCCGCCCCCGAAGCGAGCAGGAGGTCATCGACATCCTCGACTGGGCGGCGCACGCGCACGTGGCCGTCGTGCCCTACGGTGCGGGAAGTTCGGTCGTCGGCGGAGTCGAGTACCGCGCGGACCGGCATCGCGCTGTGGTGTCCCTGGATCTCTCCTCCCTCGACCAGGTGCTGGAGATCGACCGGATCAGCCGGGCCGCCCGGATCCAGGCCGGCGCCCTCGGCCCCGGTCTGGAGGCCCAACTGCGGCCGCACGGACTCACTCTGCGCCACTTCCCGCAGAGCTTTGAGTTCTCCACCCTGGGTGGCTGGCTCGCGACACGGGCCGGCGGCCACTATGCCACGCTGTACACCCACATCGACGACCTCGTGGAGTCGCTGCGCGTGGTCACGCCTGTCGGGGTCAATCAGTCGCTGCGCCTGCCCGGTTCGGGAGCCGGTCCGTCTCCCGACCGGCTGTTTTTGGGCTCCGAGGGCACGCTCGGTGTCATCACCGAGGCCTGGATGCGACTTCAGGAGCGGCCGCGTCACAAGGCGTCGGCCACGGTGCTCTTCGACGACGTCCATCAAGCCATGGACGCCGTACGAGCCATCGCGCAGTCAGGTCTGCACCCGGCCAACTGCCGGTTGCTCGACCCCGGGGAGGCCGCCCTGGCCGGTGTCGCACGGGACGGCCACAGTGCGCTCGTCCTCGGCGTGGAATCGGCCCATGTCCCTGTCGGGGGACGCCTGGCGGAGCTCGTCACCCTGGCCCGCGACCACGGTGGCTCGCCCACCCCGACAGTGCCGGGCTCGGCGGACGCCGCAGCGAACACATGGCGTTCGGCGTTTCTGAGAATGCCGCACCTCCGCGATGCGCTCGCCCGGATGAGTGTGGTCACCGAGACGTTCGAGACAGCGTGCACCTGGGACCGTGTGCCGCAGTTGTACGAGTCGGTGCGCGGGCAACTGGCCGACGTCGTCAAAGAGGTGACGGGCCACGAGGGCACGATCAACTGCCGCTTCACCCACGTCTATCCGGACGGGCCGGCGCCCTACTTCACCGTAATAGCACCGGGGCGGCGCGGTGAGGAAGTCGCGATGTGGGACCGGATCAAGTCAGCCGCCATGGAGATCCTCGGCAACCTGGGCGCGACCGTCACCCACCATCACGCGGTCGGCCGCGACCACCGGCCGGGCTACGACCGCCAGCGTCCGGAGCCGTTCGCTCTCGCACTTCGTGCCGCGAAAGGGGCCCTCGACCCGGCGGGGATCCTGAACCCGGGTGTACTTCTTGACCCGTTGCCGCGGGTGGGAACCGACCGGCGGTGA
- a CDS encoding TetR/AcrR family transcriptional regulator, whose amino-acid sequence MTTARASAASDPVCGSEGGRSRGHGAGTKGVPRALREEQILGAALEEFGRHGHAAASMAEIARRVGVTKPMLYTYFGSKDGLYVACLDRIGPLLLEAMRKAVEASPPKDRLPVTVLTAVFKALEDRRHAWFVLYDRTLLHGSEPWRAARRHREVIDELAISGTAALLHDQGNVDPLDADALKHVWTGTVSALVGWWVSHPELSAQDMGARCERLLSAIRNRV is encoded by the coding sequence ATGACGACTGCAAGGGCCTCGGCCGCGTCGGATCCGGTCTGCGGTTCGGAAGGGGGCCGAAGCAGAGGCCACGGCGCCGGGACCAAGGGCGTCCCGCGCGCGCTGCGGGAGGAGCAGATCCTCGGCGCGGCCCTCGAGGAGTTCGGGCGGCACGGACACGCCGCGGCGTCGATGGCCGAGATCGCCCGCCGCGTGGGCGTCACCAAGCCGATGCTCTACACCTACTTCGGCTCCAAGGACGGCCTGTACGTGGCCTGCCTCGACCGCATCGGCCCCCTGCTCCTCGAAGCGATGCGCAAAGCCGTGGAGGCGAGCCCGCCGAAGGACCGGCTCCCCGTCACCGTGCTCACAGCGGTGTTCAAGGCACTTGAAGACCGGCGGCACGCATGGTTCGTCCTCTACGACCGGACGCTGCTGCACGGTTCCGAACCATGGCGCGCGGCCCGACGCCACCGTGAGGTCATCGACGAACTGGCGATCTCGGGCACCGCCGCGCTGCTGCACGACCAGGGCAACGTCGACCCCCTGGACGCGGACGCGCTCAAGCATGTGTGGACGGGTACGGTCAGCGCTCTGGTCGGTTGGTGGGTCTCCCACCCCGAGCTGTCCGCACAGGACATGGGCGCGCGCTGCGAACGATTGCTCTCGGCCATCCGGAACCGCGTCTGA
- a CDS encoding SDR family oxidoreductase, which produces MTVLVTGSRGAVAQTLIRLLRERGLPVRAASSTPRGPDVVDCDLSDPSTFATALKGATSVFLYAEPSRIGEFTEEATAAGVEHVVLLSSSAVLSPDAESNPVAKSHVNVERALDASSLHTTALRPGSFAGNALTWSRNLRSGRPISLPCPGSHSDPIHEADIAESALAVLTEPALGGRPYTLTGPESLTFTEQIGILSRVTGRSVPVRAVTREEWKQETAGHIPAAFADSLLDRWQSTDGRPVELTAAVEQLTGHEARSFETWARDHAYDFGA; this is translated from the coding sequence ATGACCGTTCTCGTCACCGGAAGCCGCGGCGCCGTCGCCCAGACCCTCATCCGCCTGCTGCGCGAGCGCGGACTTCCCGTCCGGGCCGCCTCCAGCACACCGCGCGGCCCGGACGTCGTTGACTGCGACCTGAGCGACCCGTCCACCTTCGCCACCGCCCTCAAAGGCGCGACCTCCGTCTTCCTCTATGCCGAGCCGTCGCGGATCGGCGAGTTCACCGAGGAGGCCACAGCAGCGGGCGTCGAGCACGTCGTACTGCTGTCCTCCTCCGCCGTACTGTCCCCGGACGCCGAGAGCAACCCGGTCGCCAAGTCCCACGTCAACGTGGAGAGAGCGCTCGACGCCTCGTCGCTGCATACGACCGCGCTGCGTCCCGGATCGTTCGCGGGCAACGCGCTCACCTGGAGCCGGAACCTGCGGTCGGGGCGGCCGATCAGCCTGCCCTGTCCCGGGTCCCACAGCGACCCCATCCACGAGGCCGATATCGCCGAGTCCGCCCTCGCCGTACTCACCGAACCCGCCCTGGGCGGACGCCCATACACCCTGACCGGCCCGGAGTCACTCACCTTCACCGAACAGATCGGCATCCTGAGCCGGGTGACGGGCCGCTCCGTCCCCGTGCGGGCAGTGACCCGAGAGGAGTGGAAGCAGGAGACCGCCGGGCACATCCCGGCAGCGTTCGCCGACTCGCTGCTGGACCGGTGGCAGTCCACCGACGGCCGCCCGGTCGAACTCACGGCGGCCGTGGAGCAGTTGACCGGGCATGAGGCCCGAAGCTTCGAGACCTGGGCACGGGACCACGCCTACGACTTCGGGGCGTAG
- a CDS encoding hydrogenase large subunit, protein MSPSALPRHAEDLLTKNHRLALVAAHIDETGPRVVYLFISGPPDTRTELHVSLHPDHPEVPTLADLSFPAGRFEREMRDLFGIVPRDHPLPRRLVRHFHWPRGWYPMRPDAGPAPTFSEQEGPYPFLEVEGDGVYEIPVGPVHAGLIEPGHFRFSVVGETILKLKARLWFVHKGIEKLFQGRSIAAGLPLAERISGDTAVGHSLAYCLAVEEATGTEVPDAAQRARAMLLELERIHNHVADLGMLCNDAGHGILNAHAQRVREQLLRLNREITGHRLLRGGVVPGGAALLALPDPAQLKAIGKDIREIADLALGHSTVRDRFTGTAILRTSAAREIGCLGYVARASGIADDTRVAHPFTAYGTRFDVPVQDSGDVLARFLVRAEEIETSLALIEQFVDGLDAPRAMLAAQPSAGAGPGTGVGLVEGWRGTIATRVELTPDATLARVKPVDPSFFNWPALPVALADTIVPDFPLTNKSFNLSYAGNDL, encoded by the coding sequence GTGAGCCCTTCCGCACTGCCCCGGCACGCCGAGGACCTGCTCACCAAGAACCACCGACTCGCCCTGGTCGCCGCGCACATCGACGAGACCGGGCCACGCGTGGTGTATCTGTTCATCTCCGGCCCGCCCGACACCCGCACCGAACTCCACGTCAGCCTCCACCCCGATCACCCCGAGGTTCCGACGCTTGCCGATCTTTCCTTCCCCGCGGGCCGGTTCGAGCGCGAGATGCGCGACCTGTTCGGCATCGTCCCCCGCGACCATCCACTGCCCCGCCGTCTCGTCCGCCACTTCCACTGGCCGCGCGGCTGGTACCCCATGCGCCCCGACGCCGGACCGGCGCCGACCTTCAGCGAACAGGAGGGGCCGTACCCCTTCCTGGAGGTCGAAGGCGACGGTGTGTACGAGATCCCCGTCGGTCCCGTGCACGCCGGCCTGATCGAACCCGGCCACTTCCGCTTCTCCGTCGTCGGCGAGACCATCCTCAAACTCAAGGCCCGCCTCTGGTTCGTCCACAAGGGCATCGAGAAACTCTTCCAAGGCCGCTCGATCGCCGCAGGCCTCCCGCTGGCCGAGCGCATCAGCGGCGACACGGCAGTGGGCCACTCGCTCGCCTACTGCCTGGCCGTCGAGGAGGCCACCGGCACCGAGGTGCCGGACGCGGCACAGCGCGCCCGCGCGATGCTCCTGGAACTGGAGCGCATCCACAATCACGTCGCCGACCTCGGCATGCTCTGCAACGACGCCGGTCACGGCATCCTCAACGCCCATGCCCAGCGAGTGCGCGAACAACTCCTGCGCCTCAACCGGGAGATCACCGGCCACCGGTTGCTGCGCGGCGGCGTCGTGCCCGGCGGCGCCGCCCTGCTCGCCCTGCCCGATCCGGCGCAGCTGAAGGCGATCGGCAAGGACATCCGGGAGATCGCCGACCTCGCCCTCGGCCACTCCACCGTCCGTGACCGCTTCACCGGAACGGCCATCCTGCGCACCTCCGCCGCCCGTGAGATCGGCTGCCTCGGCTACGTCGCCCGGGCCAGCGGCATCGCCGACGACACCCGCGTGGCGCACCCCTTCACCGCGTACGGTACGCGGTTCGACGTACCCGTCCAGGACAGCGGTGACGTCCTGGCCCGCTTCCTCGTCCGCGCCGAGGAGATCGAGACCTCCCTCGCCCTGATCGAGCAGTTCGTCGACGGACTGGACGCCCCCAGGGCGATGCTCGCCGCCCAGCCGTCGGCCGGCGCGGGCCCCGGCACCGGCGTGGGCCTGGTCGAGGGCTGGCGCGGCACCATCGCCACCCGAGTAGAACTCACCCCGGACGCCACCCTTGCCCGGGTCAAGCCGGTCGACCCGTCCTTCTTCAACTGGCCCGCGCTACCGGTCGCGTTGGCGGACACGATCGTCCCGGACTTCCCCCTGACCAACAAGAGCTTCAACCTGTCCTATGCGGGCAACGACCTGTAG
- a CDS encoding proton-conducting transporter transmembrane domain-containing protein — protein sequence MSPTASALLLTAPATVPLVVAGAYALAGLRIRSTSPALPATLQRAPARGTVLVAEAPPPDKAPKRHPLDWAGLVSPAVILACGSVLAADVVEKGPSTAYSGLLRADALTAWMLLVVGAVALIACGCAPGYLRGERAAGRTSDEAAWRYHVLVQAFLAAMCLALVTANLGVLWVAVEATTIVTAFLVGHRHTRASVEAAWKYVVICSAGIALAFLGTVLIYYAARQAGIAEAWALDWPTLVARADRLDPAVTRLGITLVVLGFGAKAGLVPLHAWLPDAHSQAPAPVSALMSGVLLSVAFAAVLRYRVIADAALGPDFTRVLLAGIALLTLALAAGLLLAQRDYKRMLAYSSMEHMSLISLAAAIGSPLALSAALLHIAGHGLAKSVAFCASGSILQVTGTARISRVRGLIAQVHRTAGAFGLALAALMAFPPFSLFASELGIARAGFAAGAGLRWAMAAALLFVLVAFAALAARTARMLLGPGTPAEEDPSAVAPLMLGLAACAALGVATGPLTDLLDAAAQVIGGH from the coding sequence ATGAGCCCTACTGCTTCCGCGCTGCTCCTCACCGCGCCCGCCACCGTGCCACTGGTCGTGGCCGGCGCGTACGCACTTGCCGGACTGCGCATCCGCTCGACCTCCCCGGCACTCCCCGCCACCCTGCAACGAGCACCCGCACGGGGCACCGTACTGGTCGCGGAGGCACCGCCGCCCGACAAGGCCCCGAAGCGCCACCCGCTGGACTGGGCGGGGCTCGTCTCGCCCGCCGTGATCCTCGCCTGCGGCAGCGTGCTCGCGGCGGACGTCGTCGAAAAGGGACCGAGTACGGCGTACTCCGGTCTGCTGCGCGCGGACGCGCTGACCGCGTGGATGCTGCTGGTGGTCGGAGCCGTCGCACTGATCGCCTGCGGCTGTGCCCCCGGGTATCTGAGAGGCGAGCGGGCCGCCGGACGGACGAGTGACGAGGCCGCGTGGCGCTACCACGTTCTCGTGCAGGCGTTCCTGGCCGCGATGTGCCTGGCCCTCGTCACCGCGAACCTCGGCGTGCTGTGGGTCGCGGTCGAGGCCACCACCATCGTCACCGCGTTCCTCGTCGGCCACCGCCACACCCGCGCCTCCGTGGAGGCCGCCTGGAAGTACGTGGTGATCTGCTCGGCGGGCATCGCGCTCGCGTTCCTCGGCACCGTGCTGATCTACTACGCGGCCAGACAGGCGGGCATCGCCGAGGCGTGGGCGCTCGACTGGCCCACCCTCGTCGCCCGTGCCGACCGCCTCGACCCGGCGGTGACCCGGCTCGGCATCACGCTCGTCGTCCTCGGCTTCGGCGCCAAAGCCGGCCTGGTCCCGCTGCACGCCTGGCTGCCCGACGCCCACAGCCAGGCCCCGGCGCCGGTCTCCGCGCTCATGTCCGGGGTCCTGCTGTCCGTGGCGTTCGCCGCGGTCCTGCGCTACCGGGTCATCGCGGACGCGGCCCTCGGCCCGGACTTCACCCGCGTCCTGCTCGCCGGGATCGCCCTGCTCACCCTCGCCCTGGCAGCCGGACTCCTGCTCGCCCAGCGCGACTACAAGCGGATGCTCGCCTACTCGTCCATGGAGCACATGAGCCTGATCTCCCTGGCCGCGGCGATCGGCAGCCCGCTCGCCCTGTCCGCCGCGCTCCTGCACATCGCCGGTCACGGGCTCGCCAAGTCCGTCGCGTTCTGCGCCTCCGGAAGCATTCTGCAGGTGACCGGCACGGCGCGGATCAGCCGCGTGCGCGGGCTGATCGCCCAAGTGCACCGGACGGCCGGAGCGTTCGGGCTCGCGCTGGCGGCGCTGATGGCGTTCCCGCCGTTCAGTCTCTTCGCCTCCGAACTGGGCATCGCCCGTGCCGGCTTCGCCGCCGGGGCGGGCCTGCGCTGGGCCATGGCGGCGGCCCTGCTGTTCGTGCTGGTCGCCTTCGCCGCGCTCGCCGCCCGCACGGCCCGGATGCTGCTCGGACCGGGAACTCCGGCCGAGGAGGACCCGTCCGCCGTAGCGCCCCTGATGCTGGGCCTGGCCGCCTGCGCCGCCCTGGGCGTGGCCACCGGCCCGCTCACCGACCTGCTGGACGCCGCCGCCCAAGTGATCGGAGGCCACTGA
- a CDS encoding respiratory chain complex I subunit 1 family protein, with product MTAVGYAAVAGQIIVVGAGAPLVTGWMRQVRARLEGRAGAGVLQPWRDTRKLLRKEPITPVGSGPAFRTAPALLVATTVVATALVPLLSTDTPVSSHADLILVVALIALGTMALALAGLDTGTAFGGMGASREMTVAALVEPTLLLSVFALSIPAGTTNIPAIVTGAVHEPARLASPAGLLATAALAVAVLAETGRIPVDNPSTHLELTMIHEAMVLEYAGPDLALVELGAQMRLTLLLGLLSALFVPWGIATHASWAALAVALVLFVVKVCVLGAVLAAAEVFWAKVRLFRVPELLAGSFLLALLAVTVSYFLSGAS from the coding sequence ATGACTGCTGTCGGATACGCAGCCGTGGCCGGTCAGATCATCGTGGTCGGCGCCGGGGCGCCCCTGGTGACCGGGTGGATGCGGCAGGTTCGGGCCCGCCTGGAGGGCCGGGCCGGTGCGGGGGTGCTCCAGCCCTGGCGGGACACCCGCAAACTGCTGCGCAAGGAGCCGATCACTCCCGTGGGGAGCGGGCCCGCCTTCCGTACGGCCCCGGCGCTGCTGGTCGCCACCACCGTCGTGGCCACCGCCCTCGTACCGCTGCTGTCCACCGACACCCCGGTCAGCTCCCACGCGGACCTCATCCTGGTGGTGGCACTGATCGCGCTGGGCACCATGGCCCTCGCCCTGGCCGGTCTCGACACCGGCACCGCCTTCGGCGGGATGGGCGCCTCGCGGGAAATGACGGTCGCCGCGCTGGTCGAGCCGACCCTCCTGCTGTCGGTGTTCGCCCTGTCGATACCGGCCGGGACGACCAACATCCCCGCCATCGTCACCGGCGCGGTCCATGAGCCGGCCCGCCTCGCCTCCCCGGCCGGGCTGCTGGCCACGGCCGCCCTCGCGGTCGCCGTGCTCGCCGAGACCGGGCGGATCCCGGTGGACAACCCCTCCACGCACCTCGAACTGACCATGATCCACGAGGCGATGGTGCTGGAGTACGCCGGTCCGGACCTGGCACTGGTCGAACTCGGCGCCCAGATGCGGCTCACCCTGCTGCTCGGCCTGCTCTCCGCCCTGTTCGTGCCCTGGGGCATCGCCACCCATGCCTCCTGGGCGGCCCTCGCCGTGGCGCTGGTGCTGTTCGTGGTGAAGGTCTGTGTGCTGGGCGCGGTGCTCGCGGCGGCCGAGGTGTTCTGGGCCAAGGTCCGGTTGTTCAGGGTGCCCGAACTGCTCGCCGGCTCCTTCCTGCTGGCCCTGCTCGCCGTGACCGTCTCGTACTTCCTGAGCGGAGCGTCATGA